The following proteins are co-located in the Bradyrhizobium sp. AZCC 2176 genome:
- a CDS encoding TRAP transporter substrate-binding protein — protein sequence MLTRRHVIASVLAAPAVLRFGTAHAATTLKISHQFPGGTIDKGDFRDRLCRMFAAEVAKRSGGEIAAEVYPNSSLIKTNAQFSAMRKGALDISLYPMPYAGGELPETNIGLMPGLVATYDQGMRWKKEPVGKALTDFLADKGIILLTWVWQAGGVASRSRPIVAPEDAKGLKVRGGSREMDMVLQTAGAAVLSVPSNEIYAAMQTGACDAGITSSTSLISFRLEEVAKSLTSGAGASYWFMLEPLMMSKAIFDKLPKNQQNIILSVGSELEAFGRKGAQDDDIEVAKVYEKAGAKVSKLDVATVGKWRDIARDTAWKDYSAKTAASANLLKLASDVAA from the coding sequence ATGCTTACACGCCGCCATGTCATTGCATCCGTACTTGCCGCGCCCGCCGTCCTTCGTTTCGGCACCGCCCATGCCGCCACGACACTGAAGATCTCGCATCAGTTCCCGGGTGGCACCATCGACAAGGGCGACTTCCGCGACCGGTTGTGCCGCATGTTCGCCGCCGAAGTCGCCAAGCGCTCTGGCGGCGAGATCGCAGCCGAGGTCTATCCGAACTCGTCGCTGATCAAGACCAACGCGCAATTCTCGGCGATGCGCAAAGGCGCGCTCGATATCAGCCTCTATCCGATGCCCTATGCCGGCGGTGAATTGCCGGAGACCAATATCGGGTTGATGCCCGGCCTGGTTGCAACCTACGACCAGGGCATGCGCTGGAAGAAGGAGCCGGTCGGCAAGGCGCTGACCGACTTCCTCGCCGACAAGGGCATCATCCTGTTGACCTGGGTCTGGCAAGCCGGTGGCGTCGCCAGCCGTTCCAGGCCGATCGTCGCCCCTGAAGACGCCAAGGGGCTGAAGGTGCGCGGCGGCTCGCGCGAAATGGACATGGTGCTGCAGACCGCGGGCGCCGCCGTGCTGTCAGTCCCCTCGAACGAAATCTACGCCGCGATGCAGACGGGTGCCTGCGACGCCGGCATCACCTCCTCCACCAGCCTGATCTCGTTCCGTCTCGAAGAGGTCGCCAAATCGCTGACCTCCGGCGCCGGCGCCTCCTACTGGTTCATGCTGGAGCCGCTGATGATGTCGAAGGCGATCTTCGACAAGCTGCCCAAGAACCAGCAGAACATCATCCTTTCGGTCGGCAGCGAACTGGAAGCGTTCGGCCGCAAGGGCGCGCAGGACGACGATATCGAGGTCGCCAAGGTCTATGAAAAGGCCGGCGCCAAGGTCAGCAAGCTCGATGTCGCGACCGTCGGCAAGTGGCGCGATATTGCGCGCGATACCGCGTGGAAGGACTACAGCGCCAAGACTGCGGCGTCGGCCAATCTGCTGAAGCTCGCCAGCGACGTCGCCGCATGA
- a CDS encoding TRAP transporter small permease, protein MMHGPLPDQQDHSEAVTGNPLVAALGQALALCNGVIVVFAALALIAACVILSYSVLGRALFHSANYWQDEAAVFLLVGATFMTAAYVQGQRGHIGIEAFVGLMSPLANRIRLWLVDVASLLFCAFFAWKSWTLAHEAYVDGQVSNSMWSPPLAIPYVLMAVGMTLLCLQILLQIIIPFAGASRR, encoded by the coding sequence ATGATGCATGGTCCGCTCCCGGATCAACAAGACCATTCCGAGGCCGTCACGGGCAATCCGCTCGTGGCGGCGCTCGGCCAAGCGCTGGCGCTGTGCAACGGCGTCATCGTGGTCTTTGCCGCGCTCGCGCTGATCGCGGCCTGTGTGATCCTCAGTTACAGCGTGCTCGGTCGCGCCCTGTTCCACAGCGCCAATTACTGGCAGGATGAGGCTGCGGTGTTTCTGCTCGTCGGCGCGACCTTCATGACCGCGGCCTATGTGCAGGGTCAGCGCGGCCATATCGGCATTGAGGCCTTTGTCGGCCTGATGTCGCCGCTCGCCAACCGCATCCGGCTGTGGCTGGTCGATGTCGCAAGCTTGCTGTTCTGCGCCTTCTTCGCCTGGAAGTCCTGGACGCTGGCGCATGAGGCTTACGTCGACGGCCAGGTGTCGAACTCGATGTGGTCGCCCCCGCTTGCGATCCCCTATGTGCTGATGGCAGTTGGCATGACGCTGTTGTGCCTGCAGATCCTGCTGCAGATCATTATTCCCTTTGCTGGTGCTTCACGTCGATGA
- a CDS encoding TRAP transporter large permease, which produces MSVLGIGISYGLATLFAMFSGMPIAFALGAVAVVFMAIFMPAASLDTVTQNVYEEMASITLLSIPLFILKGAAIGKSRAGQDLYSALHAWLHRVPGGLGVANVFACALFAAMAGSSPATCSAIGSAGIPEMRKRGYSGGFAAGIIAAGGTLGILLPPSITMILFAVAAEKSLGRLFLAGIGPGLLLVTLFGIYAVLRFRKEFAAAQALYEKTGTESAILQRDEFTMAERFTMLPRVIPFVLLLTGVMIALYGGYATPSETAGLGGLLALVLIAVIYSVWRPSDLSPILKSTIRESTMLMMIIGMSLLYSYVMSYLHISQSAAESIVAMHLPRWELLTAILLMVVVLGFFLPPVSIILMTAPIILPPLRAANFDIIWFGVVMTIVMEMGLIHPPVGLNIFVIRNVAPDVPLSEVIWGTLPFVLLMMLAVLLLCFFPGISTWLPDLVMGSDGGR; this is translated from the coding sequence ATGAGCGTTCTTGGAATTGGTATCAGTTACGGCCTTGCTACCCTGTTTGCGATGTTTTCCGGTATGCCCATTGCGTTTGCTCTGGGCGCCGTCGCCGTCGTCTTCATGGCGATCTTCATGCCCGCGGCGTCGCTCGATACCGTGACGCAGAACGTCTATGAGGAAATGGCCTCGATCACGCTGTTGTCGATCCCGCTGTTCATCCTCAAGGGTGCGGCGATCGGCAAATCCCGCGCCGGTCAGGACCTCTATTCGGCGCTCCATGCCTGGCTGCATCGCGTGCCGGGCGGGCTTGGCGTCGCCAACGTATTCGCCTGCGCGCTGTTTGCGGCGATGGCGGGCTCCTCGCCCGCCACCTGTTCGGCGATCGGTTCGGCCGGCATTCCCGAGATGCGCAAGCGCGGCTATTCCGGCGGCTTTGCCGCCGGCATCATCGCCGCCGGCGGCACGCTCGGCATCCTGCTGCCGCCCTCGATCACCATGATCCTGTTCGCGGTCGCCGCGGAGAAATCGTTGGGCCGGCTGTTCCTCGCCGGCATCGGCCCGGGACTGTTGCTGGTGACGCTGTTCGGAATCTACGCCGTGCTGCGCTTCCGCAAGGAGTTTGCGGCGGCGCAGGCGCTCTACGAAAAGACCGGAACGGAATCCGCGATCCTGCAGCGCGACGAGTTCACGATGGCCGAGCGCTTCACCATGCTGCCGCGGGTGATCCCGTTCGTGCTGCTGCTCACCGGCGTGATGATTGCGCTGTATGGCGGTTACGCGACGCCGTCGGAAACTGCAGGCCTCGGCGGGCTGCTGGCGCTGGTGCTGATTGCGGTGATCTACAGCGTATGGCGGCCGAGCGACCTGTCGCCGATCCTGAAGTCCACCATCCGCGAATCCACCATGCTGATGATGATCATCGGCATGTCGCTGCTGTATTCCTATGTGATGAGCTATTTGCACATCTCGCAATCGGCAGCGGAATCCATCGTCGCCATGCATCTGCCGCGTTGGGAATTGCTGACCGCAATCCTGCTGATGGTGGTGGTGCTCGGCTTCTTCCTGCCGCCGGTGTCGATCATCCTGATGACCGCGCCGATCATCCTGCCGCCGCTGCGCGCCGCCAATTTCGACATCATCTGGTTCGGCGTGGTCATGACCATCGTGATGGAGATGGGGCTGATCCACCCGCCGGTCGGGTTGAACATCTTCGTCATCCGCAACGTCGCGCCCGATGTCCCCTTGAGCGAGGTGATCTGGGGCACGCTGCCCTTCGTGCTGCTGATGATGCTGGCGGTGCTGCTGCTGTGCTTCTTCCCGGGGATCTCGACCTGGCTGCCGGATCTGGTGATGGGGTCCGACGGAGGACGGTGA
- a CDS encoding GntR family transcriptional regulator yields MKGPLKHRTLSAAIVDQLRQSILDGTYPAGSQLRQDALGDAYGVSRIPVREALFQLEAEGLVRIVPQKGAIVSELSLDEINDVFDLRGIMEPRLLAQSAPHFTEDDFAGLDDIQSRFEKAIKAGNVSEWGQLNADFHMALYAHARRPRTKAIVIALLQTSDRYTRLQLSNTKAMGTAEKEHAHLIELCRAQDIDKACRFLAQHIEAVRTDLLQVVGGGSIASRARSESA; encoded by the coding sequence ATGAAGGGCCCTCTGAAGCACCGGACGCTGTCGGCTGCGATCGTCGACCAGCTCAGGCAGTCGATTCTCGACGGGACCTATCCGGCCGGCTCGCAGCTTCGGCAGGACGCGCTGGGCGATGCCTACGGCGTGAGCCGCATTCCCGTGCGCGAGGCGCTGTTTCAGCTCGAGGCCGAGGGGCTGGTGCGCATCGTCCCGCAAAAAGGCGCGATCGTCTCGGAGCTGTCGCTGGACGAAATCAACGACGTGTTCGATCTCCGCGGAATCATGGAGCCGCGGCTTTTGGCGCAGTCGGCGCCGCACTTCACGGAAGACGACTTTGCCGGGCTGGACGACATCCAGAGCCGCTTCGAGAAGGCGATCAAGGCGGGCAACGTCAGCGAGTGGGGCCAGCTCAATGCCGACTTCCATATGGCGCTGTATGCGCACGCGCGGCGGCCGCGGACCAAGGCGATCGTCATCGCGTTGCTGCAGACCAGCGACCGCTACACGCGCCTGCAGCTTTCCAACACCAAGGCGATGGGAACGGCCGAAAAGGAGCACGCCCACCTGATCGAACTGTGCCGGGCGCAGGACATCGACAAGGCCTGCCGCTTTCTCGCGCAGCATATCGAGGCGGTGCGGACGGACCTATTGCAAGTCGTGGGCGGCGGATCGATTGCGTCCCGTGCCAGAAGCGAAAGCGCTTGA
- a CDS encoding TRAP transporter small permease, which translates to MIEQTIADAPALSARQIVLRASALLLASERIALMGLMYLLTALILVNVVTRYSHFPIYWIDESAVYCVVWLTFIGASAMTRLRLDFAVTMMTERLSARNQKIAKVIATSMVVVFGVALIITCFLWMDPIGLARAGFDARKLAAETFNFLYTERTQTLNWPTWVVYLTLPIFAVSMTVHGLANLLEDLELVPRTPPKGFQLSELDGVN; encoded by the coding sequence ATGATCGAGCAGACGATTGCGGATGCGCCGGCATTGAGCGCCCGGCAGATCGTTCTCAGGGCTTCGGCTCTCCTGCTCGCTTCCGAACGCATCGCCTTGATGGGGCTGATGTATCTGCTGACGGCCCTGATCCTGGTGAACGTCGTCACGCGCTATTCGCACTTCCCGATCTACTGGATCGATGAATCGGCCGTTTACTGCGTGGTCTGGCTGACCTTCATCGGCGCCTCCGCCATGACACGGCTGCGGCTCGATTTCGCCGTCACCATGATGACCGAGCGCCTCTCGGCGCGGAATCAGAAGATCGCAAAAGTCATCGCAACAAGCATGGTCGTCGTGTTCGGCGTGGCCTTGATCATCACCTGCTTCCTCTGGATGGATCCGATCGGCCTCGCTCGCGCCGGCTTCGACGCGCGCAAGCTCGCCGCCGAAACCTTCAACTTCCTCTACACCGAGCGCACGCAGACGCTGAACTGGCCGACCTGGGTCGTCTACCTGACGCTGCCGATCTTCGCCGTGTCGATGACCGTTCATGGGCTGGCAAACCTGCTGGAAGATCTCGAACTGGTCCCGCGAACGCCGCCAAAAGGCTTCCAGCTCTCCGAGCTCGACGGGGTCAACTGA
- a CDS encoding TRAP transporter large permease: protein MITSAAFIAIMLVGVPIGLCLCLAGFIYIIASGNPVLFQSYPLQLFGGVDSYGLIAIPLFILIGEIMNGGGITRRIVDMAMAFVGSLKGGLAYVNILANMFISSILGSATAQVAIMAQIMVPEMEKKGYDKTFAAGLTAYGGMLGPIIPPSVMFVVYSVLAQVSVSDMLIAGIVPGVILTVMFCIVIALMGYIYNYPKADYQTPRQRVATILRTSPTLLIPIVIVGSILGGLANATESAAVGAVAAALVGKYWTKEFKFSQLPQMMLRAGIYSAIVLFLVAAAAVFSWVLIFGKVPQETAGWIQSVAKDPVSFMLICNVILLVIGTVIDGIPGLIMTVPILLPVATEVYHIDPRQFGVVVVINLVLGLLSPPVGLCFFVAAAVTGAKPGKMFMVTLPLFGISCILLVLLSLYPSLSLVLIK, encoded by the coding sequence ATGATCACCTCAGCCGCCTTTATCGCGATCATGCTGGTCGGGGTGCCGATCGGGCTTTGTCTTTGCCTTGCCGGCTTCATCTACATCATCGCATCGGGAAATCCGGTGCTGTTCCAGTCCTATCCGCTGCAGCTCTTCGGCGGCGTCGACAGCTACGGCCTGATCGCCATCCCGCTGTTCATCCTGATCGGCGAGATCATGAATGGCGGCGGCATTACGCGGCGCATCGTCGACATGGCGATGGCCTTTGTCGGCTCGCTGAAGGGCGGGCTGGCCTACGTCAATATTCTCGCCAACATGTTCATCTCATCCATCCTGGGATCTGCGACCGCGCAGGTCGCGATCATGGCGCAGATCATGGTCCCGGAAATGGAAAAGAAGGGCTACGACAAGACCTTTGCGGCGGGACTGACCGCCTATGGCGGCATGCTCGGGCCGATCATTCCCCCGTCGGTGATGTTCGTGGTCTACAGCGTGCTGGCGCAGGTTTCCGTCAGCGACATGCTGATCGCCGGTATCGTGCCAGGCGTGATCCTGACGGTGATGTTCTGCATCGTCATCGCGCTGATGGGATACATCTACAATTACCCCAAAGCCGATTATCAGACCCCGCGCCAGCGGGTAGCGACGATCCTGCGGACGTCGCCGACGCTGCTGATTCCGATCGTGATCGTCGGCAGCATCCTTGGCGGGCTTGCCAACGCAACGGAATCGGCGGCCGTCGGCGCTGTGGCGGCGGCCCTGGTCGGAAAATACTGGACCAAGGAGTTCAAGTTCTCGCAATTGCCGCAGATGATGCTGCGCGCCGGCATCTACTCGGCCATCGTCCTGTTCCTGGTCGCTGCCGCAGCCGTATTCTCCTGGGTACTGATCTTCGGCAAGGTGCCGCAGGAGACCGCGGGCTGGATCCAGTCGGTCGCCAAGGATCCCGTCAGTTTCATGCTGATCTGCAACGTCATCCTGCTGGTGATCGGCACGGTTATCGACGGCATTCCCGGCCTGATCATGACGGTGCCGATCCTGCTGCCGGTTGCGACCGAGGTCTATCACATCGATCCGCGCCAGTTCGGCGTCGTCGTGGTGATCAACCTGGTGCTCGGATTGCTGTCACCCCCGGTCGGTCTTTGCTTTTTCGTCGCCGCCGCCGTCACCGGGGCCAAGCCCGGCAAGATGTTCATGGTGACACTGCCGCTATTCGGCATCTCCTGCATCCTTCTGGTGCTGCTCTCGCTCTATCCATCCCTCTCCCTCGTCCTCATCAAGTAG
- a CDS encoding TRAP transporter substrate-binding protein gives MPLSRRRFLAASAAVPLFAPSLALAQAKEFRLGLITPNGHSWNKAALKLGDDLKAATNGRLTMTVFHSGQLGNEPAMMQQLQSGALDMGFIQAAELGSRVPHIAAINAPYIVRSTPSVAKFVRHPAAIKLFDVLPQETGTIGLGWGITGMRAVFSSKDLTSLADIKGMKLRINPTPVYRDFYSSLGAAPTPIPTPQVFDAMANGQVDGLEADLEFSWNQRFDKVSKVILQMNAVFMPMAAVVSGRVWQSLPAADRELITKTVKSTLDAQIDELAGNEPKLIENFKNAPIPIRQVDAKDTEAVIAEFDKIWLPKAPVLAELRKVGATL, from the coding sequence ATGCCTCTTTCACGTCGCCGCTTCCTTGCCGCCAGCGCGGCCGTGCCGCTGTTCGCGCCGTCGCTTGCACTGGCGCAAGCCAAGGAATTTCGCCTCGGCTTGATCACGCCGAACGGCCATTCCTGGAACAAGGCGGCGCTAAAACTCGGCGACGATCTCAAGGCGGCCACCAACGGCCGCCTGACCATGACGGTGTTTCACTCCGGCCAGCTCGGCAACGAGCCGGCGATGATGCAGCAATTGCAGTCGGGCGCGCTCGACATGGGCTTCATCCAGGCCGCCGAGCTCGGCTCGCGCGTGCCGCACATCGCGGCGATCAACGCGCCCTACATCGTGCGCTCGACACCGTCGGTCGCAAAATTCGTCCGCCATCCGGCGGCGATCAAGCTGTTCGACGTCCTGCCGCAGGAAACCGGGACGATCGGATTGGGCTGGGGCATCACCGGGATGCGCGCCGTCTTCTCGTCGAAAGACCTGACGAGCCTTGCCGACATCAAAGGCATGAAGCTGCGCATCAACCCGACACCGGTCTATCGCGATTTCTATTCGTCGCTCGGCGCCGCGCCGACGCCGATCCCGACGCCCCAGGTGTTCGACGCCATGGCGAATGGCCAGGTCGACGGCCTCGAGGCGGATCTGGAATTTTCCTGGAACCAGCGCTTCGACAAAGTGTCAAAAGTCATCCTGCAGATGAACGCCGTCTTCATGCCGATGGCGGCCGTCGTCTCCGGCCGCGTCTGGCAGTCGCTGCCGGCGGCCGACCGCGAGCTGATCACCAAGACCGTCAAATCGACGCTCGATGCGCAGATCGACGAATTGGCCGGCAATGAGCCCAAGCTGATCGAGAACTTCAAGAACGCGCCGATCCCGATCCGTCAGGTCGATGCCAAGGATACCGAGGCCGTCATCGCCGAATTCGACAAGATCTGGCTGCCCAAGGCGCCGGTTCTCGCCGAGCTGCGAAAAGTCGGCGCGACGCTCTGA
- a CDS encoding dihydrodipicolinate synthase family protein, giving the protein MSPRISWEGVFPAVTTQFNDDLSLNIDATAKVMDGLIRDGVSGLIVCGSVGENTSLERKEKVAIMETAKSVAAGRVPVLCGIAEFTTAFAVETAKEAARVGIDGVMVMPALVYSSKPHETAAHFRAVASATDLPVMLYNNPPIYKNDVTPDILATLADVETVVCFKDSSGDTRRFIDTRNMVGDRFVLFAGLDDVIVESVAMGAVGWVSGMSNAFPREGETLFRLAKAGRYEEAMPLYEWFMPLLHLDARPDLVQCIKLCEHIVGRGTALTRPPRLALLPHEKAEVEAMMAKALKNRPVLPNVGLKAA; this is encoded by the coding sequence ATGAGCCCACGCATTTCCTGGGAAGGCGTCTTCCCGGCCGTCACCACGCAATTCAATGACGACCTGTCGCTCAATATCGATGCGACTGCGAAGGTCATGGACGGCCTGATCCGCGACGGCGTTTCCGGACTGATCGTTTGCGGTTCCGTCGGCGAGAACACTTCGCTGGAGCGCAAGGAGAAGGTCGCAATCATGGAAACCGCGAAATCCGTTGCGGCCGGCCGTGTCCCCGTCCTGTGCGGCATTGCGGAATTCACCACGGCGTTTGCGGTCGAAACCGCCAAGGAAGCCGCGCGGGTCGGCATCGACGGCGTGATGGTGATGCCCGCGCTGGTCTATTCCTCAAAACCGCATGAGACCGCCGCGCATTTCCGCGCGGTTGCCAGCGCGACCGACCTGCCGGTGATGCTCTACAACAATCCGCCGATCTACAAGAACGACGTCACGCCGGACATTCTCGCCACCCTTGCCGACGTCGAAACCGTCGTCTGCTTCAAGGATTCCTCCGGCGACACGCGGCGCTTCATCGATACCCGCAACATGGTCGGCGACCGCTTTGTCCTGTTCGCCGGCCTCGATGACGTCATCGTCGAGAGCGTCGCCATGGGCGCCGTCGGCTGGGTCTCCGGCATGTCGAACGCCTTCCCGCGCGAGGGCGAGACCCTGTTCCGCCTCGCCAAGGCCGGACGCTACGAAGAAGCGATGCCGCTGTACGAATGGTTCATGCCGCTGTTGCACCTCGATGCCCGCCCCGACCTCGTCCAGTGCATCAAGCTTTGCGAGCACATCGTGGGCCGCGGCACCGCCCTAACCCGCCCGCCGCGGCTGGCGCTTTTGCCGCACGAGAAGGCGGAGGTCGAGGCGATGATGGCAAAGGCACTGAAGAACCGGCCGGTGCTGCCGAATGTTGGCCTGAAGGCCGCGTAA
- a CDS encoding hydroxymethylglutaryl-CoA lyase: MSDRVHIVEVGPRDGLQNEKTPVSVADRIAFIEALIAAGLRTVEVGAFVSPKAIPQMVGSAEVLRGVSHHVNCELPVLVPNEKGYEASQAAGAKLIAVFAAASESFSRANINCSIAESIDRFKPVLARAKADGVRVRGYISTVLGCPYEGEIKPQAVVDVAKVLWDLGCYEISLGDTIGVGTPLKARQLIRAVAGHVPMANLAMHFHDTYGQALANLYAGLEEGCRVIDSAAGGLGGCPYAPGATGNVATEDVVYMLEGMGISTGVDMSKLVAATNVVSGLIGRPPVSRVAAALNAKMRAAK; encoded by the coding sequence ATGAGCGATCGCGTCCATATCGTCGAAGTCGGCCCGCGCGACGGGCTGCAGAACGAGAAGACCCCGGTCAGCGTCGCTGACCGGATCGCCTTCATCGAGGCGCTGATCGCAGCGGGCCTCCGCACCGTCGAGGTCGGCGCGTTCGTTTCGCCCAAGGCGATCCCGCAAATGGTCGGATCGGCCGAGGTGCTGCGCGGCGTCAGCCATCACGTGAATTGCGAACTGCCGGTGCTGGTGCCGAACGAGAAAGGTTACGAGGCTTCGCAGGCTGCGGGTGCCAAATTGATCGCGGTATTTGCCGCGGCATCGGAAAGCTTTTCGCGTGCCAATATCAACTGCTCGATCGCGGAATCGATCGACCGGTTCAAGCCGGTGCTCGCCCGCGCCAAGGCGGACGGAGTGCGGGTGCGGGGCTACATCTCCACCGTGCTCGGCTGTCCCTATGAGGGCGAGATCAAGCCACAGGCGGTGGTCGATGTTGCAAAAGTGCTGTGGGATCTCGGCTGCTACGAAATCTCGCTCGGCGATACCATCGGCGTCGGCACGCCGTTGAAGGCGCGGCAGCTCATACGCGCGGTGGCCGGCCACGTACCGATGGCCAATCTTGCAATGCATTTCCACGACACGTACGGGCAAGCGCTCGCCAATCTCTATGCCGGGCTGGAGGAGGGCTGCCGCGTGATCGATTCCGCCGCCGGCGGCCTCGGCGGCTGCCCCTACGCCCCCGGCGCGACGGGGAACGTCGCGACGGAGGACGTGGTCTACATGCTCGAGGGCATGGGCATTTCGACCGGGGTCGATATGTCAAAACTGGTCGCGGCAACCAATGTCGTAAGCGGACTGATCGGCCGTCCGCCGGTCAGCCGCGTCGCGGCGGCGTTGAACGCGAAGATGCGGGCCGCGAAATAG
- a CDS encoding acetyl/propionyl/methylcrotonyl-CoA carboxylase subunit alpha, which yields MDRSKLYRRFRTLLIANRGEIACRVIRSARAMGLRTVAVYSEADRDAMHVAVADEAVLLGPARARDSYLNIERVIDAARQTGAEAVHPGYGFLSENAEFALACLNAGLVFVGPTAQMMTAMGSKSGSKALMEKAGVPLVPGYHGEAQDEATLAKAADKIGFPVLVKASAGGGGRGMRVVNSAGELAAAIVSAKREAKAAFGDDRMLIEKFVQNPRHIEVQIIGDSHGNLLSLWERECTLQRRHQKVIEEAPSPTLDANQRETVCAAARKAAAAVNYVGAGTIEFVSDGKEVFFIEMNTRLQVEHPVTELITGVDLVEWQLRVAFGEKLPLAQNEIRLNGHAIEARVYAENPQKNFMPSVGRIKTWRTPDAVDGLRIDAGYRDGDAVSPYYDAMLAKVIAWAPTRQAAIERLNRGLEETDVRGIVTNIPFLSALVTHPAVRANTIDTGFIERELKKLTEASGTAGELELCAAVAAIVVDEQKAARKETRSPWQTFGWMPVGQRKRVFSFRQGQGAEQKVTLHYGNGPSAVSIGKHEFVFTTSPAEEGGFDLTIDGMKSRVVAVIEGHELYLRTRNGRFDLHWVDPFGGETEEQVGEDKIVAPLPGTVVALLAEEGATLEKGAAILTLEVMKMEQTLRAPFAGVLKKIKCKVGDIVGEGVELAEVEPAAS from the coding sequence ATGGACCGCTCGAAGCTTTACCGGCGTTTTCGCACTCTCCTGATCGCCAACCGCGGCGAGATCGCCTGCCGCGTCATCCGCTCCGCCCGCGCCATGGGGCTGCGGACGGTTGCGGTCTATTCCGAGGCCGACCGCGACGCCATGCATGTCGCCGTGGCCGATGAGGCCGTGCTGCTTGGACCGGCGCGAGCGCGCGATAGCTACCTCAATATCGAACGCGTGATCGACGCCGCGCGCCAGACCGGCGCCGAGGCCGTGCATCCCGGCTATGGTTTTCTGTCTGAAAATGCCGAATTCGCGCTGGCCTGTCTGAATGCCGGGCTGGTGTTCGTCGGTCCGACGGCTCAGATGATGACGGCAATGGGCTCGAAGTCTGGCTCGAAAGCGCTGATGGAAAAGGCCGGTGTGCCGCTGGTGCCGGGCTATCACGGCGAGGCCCAGGACGAGGCGACGCTTGCGAAAGCCGCCGACAAGATCGGTTTTCCGGTGCTGGTGAAGGCGTCCGCCGGCGGCGGCGGGCGCGGTATGCGCGTGGTCAATTCGGCCGGCGAACTTGCGGCAGCGATCGTCAGCGCCAAGCGCGAGGCCAAGGCGGCGTTCGGCGACGACCGCATGCTGATCGAAAAATTCGTGCAAAACCCCCGGCATATCGAGGTGCAGATCATCGGCGACAGCCATGGCAATCTGCTCTCGCTCTGGGAGCGCGAGTGCACGCTGCAACGGCGGCACCAGAAGGTGATCGAGGAGGCCCCATCGCCGACGCTCGACGCCAACCAGCGCGAGACGGTCTGTGCCGCCGCGCGCAAGGCGGCTGCCGCGGTCAACTATGTCGGCGCCGGCACCATCGAATTCGTCTCCGACGGCAAGGAGGTGTTCTTCATCGAGATGAATACGCGCCTGCAGGTCGAGCATCCCGTGACCGAGCTGATTACCGGTGTTGATCTCGTCGAATGGCAGTTGCGGGTGGCGTTCGGCGAGAAGCTGCCGCTGGCGCAAAACGAGATCAGGCTGAACGGCCACGCCATCGAGGCGCGGGTCTACGCCGAAAACCCGCAAAAGAATTTCATGCCTTCAGTGGGCCGGATCAAGACCTGGCGGACGCCGGATGCCGTCGACGGCCTGCGGATCGATGCCGGCTATCGCGACGGCGATGCGGTGTCGCCGTATTATGACGCCATGCTGGCCAAGGTAATCGCGTGGGCGCCGACCCGTCAGGCCGCGATCGAGCGGCTCAACCGCGGGCTGGAAGAGACTGATGTCCGCGGCATCGTCACCAACATCCCGTTCCTGTCCGCGCTGGTGACGCACCCTGCCGTGCGCGCCAATACCATCGATACCGGCTTCATCGAGCGTGAGTTGAAGAAGCTGACGGAAGCGTCGGGTACGGCAGGCGAACTCGAGCTTTGCGCTGCGGTGGCGGCGATTGTCGTCGATGAGCAGAAGGCCGCGCGCAAGGAAACGCGTTCGCCGTGGCAGACTTTTGGCTGGATGCCGGTTGGCCAGCGCAAGCGGGTGTTCTCGTTCCGTCAGGGACAGGGTGCCGAGCAGAAGGTGACATTGCACTATGGCAACGGGCCATCGGCGGTGTCGATCGGCAAGCACGAATTCGTTTTCACGACTTCGCCTGCGGAAGAAGGCGGCTTCGACTTGACGATCGATGGCATGAAATCGCGCGTCGTGGCCGTGATCGAGGGGCATGAGCTTTACCTGCGCACGCGCAACGGCCGCTTCGACCTGCATTGGGTCGATCCATTCGGCGGCGAGACCGAGGAGCAGGTCGGCGAGGACAAGATCGTGGCGCCACTGCCCGGCACCGTGGTGGCGCTGTTGGCCGAGGAAGGCGCGACGCTGGAAAAGGGCGCTGCGATCCTCACGCTCGAAGTCATGAAGATGGAGCAGACGCTGCGCGCGCCCTTTGCGGGCGTGTTGAAGAAGATCAAGTGCAAGGTCGGCGATATCGTCGGCGAAGGCGTCGAACTCGCCGAAGTCGAACCGGCGGCGTCATGA